In Phyllopteryx taeniolatus isolate TA_2022b chromosome 13, UOR_Ptae_1.2, whole genome shotgun sequence, the following are encoded in one genomic region:
- the impg1b gene encoding interphotoreceptor matrix proteoglycan 1 isoform X3 — MLFKLGLFFFIWCLLGLQASQFQDIQDHGISGLRDVRYRHFLEASRTTKYNSHKVRASEDGHRRKRSTILMTGVKVCPQESVKAVIDSHRAYYKLRVCQEAIWEAFRIFLDRVPKTEEYRSWVYTCQHENLCMDDLAQNFSSSQEHLDMVARRVAEQAELEGVVMETPEPGVECTWTPAVMLSPTEDDMIKEEPNLIKDNYGEYIVEFNATIVEPSYIELMHDPQAADADDITGEITEKMLHALKKIPGFKEIRMLGFSSEDVIVHYAAVFDGDTELSDDPETPDGQTNMNVPKLRHMIVKAFQKEPSLLLDIQNLTFQAVTTAYPDAELSMYTTGSGDVIKVMEEDSTLKFFPTVAATENTFESTKIQPQVHTAVPSELTALPESTSAPTALNEAPVAAAVEEASAGDPSGEMSDVPTPTPAPEAILEQEQEVAVKDTGPLEINSGESEGADTGENDYLTSSPPDSHSEIVIIDEAHLSGTESALLFHEDAIIGMEPELDMQPISSPADKGDSPIEVTNELSSIASTNAPTEVSSGANSNSPNEVSIEVLSKILNEAPSEASNKVSNEVFSETPSDIPTKSSSKDPSDVPSVVPNKVSSEAPSEAFIKLPSIVHDKVSTEVPSESPMEVPSAVPSNVPNKVSSEAPSDLSTKVPSEASGETPREVHDKVSIEAPDEVISEAPGDVSTESSREAPSIVPSAASIEVPSEGPSESSSNVPTEVFSEAHSGPQVEVSNNVATVDPIITHNKATSEAPSKDHSKATNAVSSEAPNIVPTELPSEVSSKVSSEGPIEVHIQVSNPVPTETPSIVSSEATSEVSSESPGESPSPGPSEGEGADSTGGHNGVTPALADLPSENSNIQDDVEPKQGGTELTEPLEMESSSVIYPSEADERSTAAPASKQASTPIMAAVQQSRELVVFFSLRVTNMMFSDDLFNKTSPEYRSLENTFLELTQHSGPRKLPNPGASSKSGPRRQTTLASIPLLPYLESNLTGFKQLKILNFRNGSVVVNSRLKLDKEVPYNVTEAVHCVLEDFCSAASKRLDIEIDSRSLEIEQADEADPCKFLACNEFSRCVENSWNNEAECLCEPGYSAVDGLPCQSACDLQPDYCLNGGLCEIIPGHGATCRCPVGKYWHYHGERCSELVSVPLDPSLIITCLVGSLCLVCAIIGILVFINKKCTATRKAVTLVSPDNSTPQDPKS, encoded by the exons atgcttTTCAAATTGGGACTATTCTTCTTCATTTGGTGTCTGCTTGGCCTCCAAGCAAGTCAATTTCAAG ACATCCAGGATCATGGTATTTCCGGACTCAGGGATGTGAGGTACCGGCACTTTTTAGAAGCCTCTAGAACAACTAAATACAACAGTCACAAAGTAAGAGCCAGCGAGGATGGACATCGGAGGAAGAGGTCGACCATTCTCATGACCGGTGTCAAAGTATGCCCCCAGGAGTCCGTGAAAGCTGTCATCGACAGCCATCGAGCGTACTACAAGCTCCGAG tttgtcaGGAAGCCATTTGGGAGGCCTTTCGTATCTTCTTGGACAGAGTACCAAAGACAGAGGAGTACCGATCGTGGGTTTACACCTGCCAACATGAAAACCTCTGTATGGACGACCTGGCTCAGAATTTCAGTAGTTCTCAGGAGCATCTGGACATGGTGGCCCGA AGAGTGGCCGAGCAGGCTGAACTTGAAGG TGTGGTAATGGAAACACCAGAACCGGGAGTGGAAT GTACCTGGACCCCAGCGGTTATGCTCAGTCCAACAGAAGATGATATG ATAAAAGAGGAGCCAAACTTGATAAAAGACAACTACGGGGAGTACATTGTGGAGTTCAATGCCACCATTGTGGAGCCATCATACATCGAGCTGATGCATGACCCCCAGGCAGCTGATGCTGATGACATCACTGGAGAAATAACCGAAAAG ATGCTTCATGCGCTTAAAAAAATTCCAGGATTCAAAGAAATTCGCATGTTGGGATTCAG CTCAGAGGATGTGATTGTGCACTATGCTGCGGTCTTTGATGGAGACACTGAGCTCAGTGATGACCCAGAGACTCCAGACGGGCAGACGAATATGAATGTCCCTAAACTGAGGCACATGATAGTGAAAGCTTTCCAAAAAGAGCCATCGCTTCTGCTGGACATCCAGAATCTAACCTTTCAAGCTG TAACAACAGCTTACCCAGATGCAGAGCTCAGCATGTACACCACTGGGAGCGGGGATGTCATCAAGGTCATGGAAGAGGACAGCACCTTAAAGTTCTTCCCCACAGTAGCAGCAACCGAAAATACCTTTGAAAGTACCAAAATCCAACCTCAAGTACACACCGCTGTGCCTTCCGAACTGACCGCCCTCCCAGAATCCACCTCTGCACCCACAGCCCTCAATGAGGCGCCAGTGGCAGCAGCAGTGGAGGAGGCGTCTGCAGGTGATCCTTCAGGGGAGATGAGTGATGTACCCACTCCAACTCCAGCACCAGAAGCTATCCTAGAGCAGGAACAAGAGGTGGCGGTGAAGGACACAGGTCCATTGGAAATTAACAGTGGAG AATCTGAAGGGGCAGACACAGGAGAGAATGATTACTTAACCTCGTCACCACCAGACTCCCATTCTGAAATAGTGATCATTGATGAAGCTCACCTCTCTGGCACAGAATCTGCATTGCTGTTTCATGAGGATGCAATTATAGGCATGGAACCAGAGCTCGACATGCAGCCTATATCGTCACCTGCAGACAAAGGCGATTCTCCCATAGAAGTCACAAATGAATTATCAAGCATTGCCTCCACCAACGCCCCAACCGAAGTCTCCAGTGGAGCCAACAGCAACTCTCCCAATGAAGTTTCTATTGAAGTACTCAGCAAAATCCTTAATGAAGCCCCCAGCGAGGCCTCCAACAAAGTTTCTAATGAAGTCTTTAGTGAAACTCCCAGCGACATCCCTACCAAGAGCTCCAGTAAAGACCCTAGTGATGTTCCTAGTGTTGTCCCCAACAAGGTCTCCAGTGAAGCCCCGAGTGAAGCCTTCATCAAGCTCCCCAGCATAGTCCATGACAAAGTCTCCACTGAAGTACCCAGTGAATCCCCCATGGAAGTCCCCAGTGCAGTCCCTAGCAATGTGCCCAACAAGGTCTCCAGTGAAGCTCCTAGTGATCTCAGCACCAAGGTCCCCAGTGAAGCCTCCGGCGAGACCCCTAGGGAGGTTCACGACAAAGTCTCCATTGAAGCCCCCGATGAAGTAATTAGTGAAGCTCCAGGTGATGTCTCCACAGAATCCTCCAGGGAAGCCCCCAGCATTGTCCCCAGTGCAGCCTCCATTGAAGTCCCCAGTGAAGGCCCCAGTGAATCCTCCAGCAATGTGCCCACTGAAGTCTTCAGCGAGGCCCACAGCGGGCCCCAAGTCGAAGTCTCCAACAATGTCGCCACGGTAGATCCCATCATTACCCACAACAAAGCTACCAGTGAAGCTCCCAGCAAGGACCACAGTAAAGCCACCAACGCAGTGTCCAGTGAAGCCCCCAATATTGTCCCCACTGAACTTCCTAGTGAAGTCTCTAGCAAAGTCTCAAGTGAAGGTCCCATCGAGGTCCACATCCAAGTCTCCAACCCAGTCCCAACAGAAACCCCCAGCATTGTCTCCAGTGAAGCCACCAGTGAAGTATCCAGTGAGAGCCCTGGGGAATCCCCCAGCCCAGGCCCCAGTGAAGGAGAAGGAGCTGATTCTACTGGAGGACACAACGGTGTCACCCCAGCCTTGGCGGACCTTCCTTCAGAAAACTCCAACATCCAAGACGATGTGGAGCCGAAACAGGGTGGGACAGAACTGACTGAGCCTCTGGAGATGGAAAGCAGTAGTGTTATATACCCTTCAGAGGCTGACGAGCGTTCCACAGCTGCCCCAGCCTCAAAACAAGCCAGCACTCCCATAATGGCTGCGGTGCAGCAGAGCAGAGAGTTGGTGGTTTTCTTTAGCTTGAGGGTGACAAACATGATGTTTTCTGATGACCTGTTCAACAAGACCTCCCCAGAATATAGATCACTGGAGAATACCTTTCTTGAGCTG ACTCAACATTCTGGGCCTAGAAAGCTGCCAAATCCTGGAGCATCCAGTAAATCTGGGCCTAGGAGACAGACGACTTTAGCCTCCATACCG CTTTTACCTTACCTTGAGTCCAATCTGACCGGATTCAAACAGCTTAAAATCCTCAACTTCCGTAACGGCAGCGTGGTGGTTAACAGCAGGCTGAAGCTGGACAAGGAGGTGCCGTACAACGTGACTGAGGCGGTGCACTGCGTGCTCGAAGACTTCTGTAGCGCCGCGTCCAAGCGGCTCGACATCGAGATTGATAGCCGCTCCCTGGAGATAGAACAAG CTGACGAAGCAGACCCGTGCAAGTTTCTGGCCTGTAATGAGTTTTCACGCTGTGTGGAGAACAGTTGGAACAACGAGGCTGAGTGTCTATGTGAGCCGGGCTACAGCGCTGTGGATGGCCTTCCGTGTCAGAGCGCATGCGACCTGCAGCCAGACTACTGCCTTAATGGAGGCCTGTGTGAAATCATTCCAGGCCATGGAGCCACATGCAG